From Streptomyces sp. 6-11-2, one genomic window encodes:
- a CDS encoding NAD-dependent epimerase/dehydratase family protein codes for MRLLVLGGTEFAGRAVAEAAAGRGWDVTVLNRGRHAPVPGVRSLQGDRTAPDGLAALTDGAWDAVVDTWSAAPRAVRDAARLLRDRAGRYVYVSTCSVYAWAPPAGYTEAAPLVEGAEAGAERTDYPRDKRGAELAAVEAFGADRSVLVRAGLILGPHENIGRLPWWLNRIARGGPVLAPGPRDLPLQYIDVRDLATWILGAVERELSGPYNMISPRGHATMGELLEACVRATGADAELRWTDPETILAAGIEPWTELPVWTPPGSEGHDALHGADVGRALATGLRCRPVNETVADTWTWLRGLGGTAPQRPGRPPVGVDPALEAKVLGL; via the coding sequence ATGAGACTTCTGGTGCTGGGTGGTACGGAGTTCGCGGGGCGGGCCGTCGCCGAGGCGGCGGCCGGGCGCGGCTGGGATGTGACGGTCCTGAACCGGGGGCGGCACGCGCCCGTTCCCGGGGTGCGGTCGCTGCAGGGCGACCGCACCGCGCCCGACGGGCTCGCGGCCCTGACGGACGGCGCGTGGGACGCGGTCGTCGACACCTGGTCGGCCGCGCCCCGCGCGGTCCGGGACGCGGCGCGGCTGCTGCGGGACCGCGCCGGCCGGTACGTGTACGTGTCGACCTGCTCGGTGTACGCCTGGGCCCCGCCCGCCGGCTACACCGAGGCGGCGCCGCTGGTCGAGGGCGCCGAGGCCGGCGCCGAGCGGACGGACTACCCACGGGACAAGCGGGGCGCCGAACTGGCCGCGGTGGAGGCCTTCGGGGCCGACCGCTCGGTGCTCGTGCGGGCCGGGCTGATCCTCGGGCCGCACGAGAACATCGGGCGGCTGCCGTGGTGGCTGAACCGGATCGCGCGGGGCGGCCCCGTGCTGGCGCCCGGTCCGCGGGACCTGCCCCTTCAGTACATCGACGTCCGCGATCTCGCCACGTGGATCCTCGGCGCGGTGGAGCGGGAGCTGAGCGGGCCGTACAACATGATCAGCCCGCGGGGGCACGCGACGATGGGCGAACTGCTGGAGGCCTGTGTGCGGGCCACCGGCGCCGACGCCGAGCTGCGCTGGACCGATCCGGAGACGATTCTCGCCGCGGGCATCGAACCCTGGACGGAGCTGCCGGTGTGGACGCCACCGGGCAGCGAGGGCCACGACGCGCTGCACGGCGCCGATGTCGGCCGGGCCCTCGCGACCGGTCTGCGCTGCCGTCCCGTGAACGAGACGGTCGCGGACACCTGGACCTGGCTCCGGGGCCTGGGCGGTACGGCGCCCCAGCGGCCGGGCCGGCCTCCGGTTGGTGTGGACCCGGCCCTGGAGGCGAAGGTGCTCGGGCTGTAG
- a CDS encoding winged helix-turn-helix domain-containing protein, protein MATTRSLTDTVLPTPVSSRSPASVRHRLRAVDRDEVVEIADLLPPGATWLPAPQHALPRLPGRPPMVGYLVLVPADQQPPHLPVAVPDHPEAGTAGETAPGAGDALVRIDPVRRIAEVDGRELDLTYLEFELLSHLVAHPHRVHTRDQLVTTVWGYGHVGDGRTVDVHIARLRRKLGTEHRRAIQTVRRVGYKYAPPTGR, encoded by the coding sequence ATGGCGACCACGCGTTCTCTGACCGACACCGTCCTTCCCACCCCCGTCTCCTCCCGCTCCCCCGCTTCCGTACGGCACCGGCTGCGGGCCGTGGACCGGGACGAGGTCGTGGAGATCGCCGATCTCCTGCCGCCCGGCGCCACCTGGCTGCCGGCTCCGCAGCACGCCCTGCCCAGGCTGCCGGGCCGGCCCCCGATGGTCGGCTACCTGGTGCTCGTGCCCGCCGACCAGCAGCCGCCGCACCTCCCGGTGGCGGTGCCGGACCACCCGGAGGCCGGGACGGCCGGCGAGACCGCGCCCGGTGCCGGCGACGCGCTCGTCCGCATCGACCCCGTACGGCGGATCGCGGAGGTGGACGGGCGCGAACTCGACCTCACCTACCTGGAGTTCGAGCTGCTCTCCCATCTCGTGGCCCACCCGCACCGGGTGCACACCCGCGACCAGTTGGTCACCACCGTCTGGGGCTACGGCCACGTGGGCGACGGCCGCACCGTCGACGTCCACATCGCCCGGCTGCGCCGCAAACTGGGCACCGAGCACCGCCGGGCGATCCAGACCGTACGCCGCGTAGGTTACAAGTACGCTCCGCCGACCGGGCGTTGA